From the genome of Gracilibacillus salitolerans, one region includes:
- a CDS encoding hemolysin family protein, which translates to MVLSFIILVLLILINAFFAASEISLVALNDNKIKKRAEQGDKKSVKLQALLLEPGRFLATIQIGITLAGFLASAFAADRFAQPLAEWLVAVGVPVALSLLQTIAVIIITILLSYFTLVIGELVPKQLALQKAETIAYKTVNPLSILFKISFPFVKILNLSTNLIVKLFGVDPHAKQEEANEEEIRMLVDIGGERGTIENDEKRMIHNIFEFNDKTVSDIMTHRTDITAIDIHSSIDEILDVINDKRFTRFPVYEEDIDHIVGTLHMKDMFAFLKKNGQTWNHLLRKPYYVMESQPIDVAFRDMKKHNLHIAMVVDEYGGIDGLITMEDIIEEIVGEILSEHHLPGEDESSSVKKVNTNQYEVEGTTHLYLLEEAFQIELPSEEFETVNGFIVHQLGYIPKNSERPAISYKNLTFEAVEMSDYRIETVLITIESGGD; encoded by the coding sequence TTGGTTTTATCTTTCATTATTCTTGTATTACTAATATTAATTAATGCATTTTTTGCAGCTTCTGAGATCTCATTAGTAGCTTTGAATGACAATAAAATAAAGAAAAGAGCGGAACAAGGTGATAAAAAGTCAGTGAAATTACAGGCCTTATTATTGGAACCAGGCCGTTTTCTAGCAACGATTCAAATTGGTATTACCCTAGCAGGATTTCTTGCCAGTGCGTTTGCAGCTGATCGTTTTGCACAGCCTTTAGCAGAATGGTTAGTGGCTGTCGGTGTACCAGTCGCATTATCATTACTGCAGACAATTGCTGTTATTATTATCACAATACTGCTTTCTTACTTTACATTGGTAATTGGAGAACTGGTACCGAAGCAATTAGCTTTGCAAAAAGCAGAAACAATTGCTTATAAAACGGTTAACCCATTGTCGATTTTATTTAAGATAAGTTTTCCGTTTGTCAAAATTTTGAATCTTTCGACCAACTTAATCGTAAAATTATTTGGAGTTGATCCTCATGCAAAACAAGAGGAGGCAAATGAAGAAGAAATAAGAATGTTGGTGGATATTGGCGGGGAACGAGGAACGATTGAAAATGACGAAAAACGGATGATTCATAACATATTTGAGTTTAATGATAAAACCGTTTCTGATATTATGACACACCGAACAGATATTACAGCTATTGATATCCATTCAAGTATCGACGAAATATTAGACGTGATCAATGATAAACGCTTTACTCGTTTTCCTGTTTATGAGGAGGATATTGATCATATTGTTGGTACTTTACATATGAAAGACATGTTTGCTTTTTTAAAAAAGAATGGTCAGACGTGGAATCATCTTTTGCGCAAACCTTATTATGTGATGGAGTCCCAGCCAATTGATGTCGCCTTTCGAGATATGAAAAAACATAATCTCCATATTGCAATGGTAGTCGATGAGTATGGTGGAATCGATGGCCTTATTACAATGGAAGATATAATTGAGGAAATTGTTGGGGAAATATTAAGCGAACATCATTTGCCTGGTGAAGACGAATCAAGCAGTGTAAAAAAGGTAAACACGAATCAATATGAAGTGGAGGGGACAACTCATCTCTATTTATTAGAGGAAGCCTTCCAAATCGAGTTGCCTTCTGAAGAATTCGAGACTGTGAATGGATTTATCGTTCATCAACTGGGGTACATTCCAAAGAATTCGGAGCGTCCAGCAATATCATACAAAAATTTAACGTTTGAAGCTGTAGAAATGTCCGATTATCGTATTGAGACAGTATTGATTACGATCGAATCAGGAGGAGATTAG
- a CDS encoding HesB/YadR/YfhF family protein, with translation MEIKVSDQALQWFKDDVEISDGDTIKFQAKYGGYSPIHEGFSLAFALNEPLEDTITITEKNGITFFIDATDAWYFEGYNLIVKYDEELDEVAYDYEEIQ, from the coding sequence ATGGAAATCAAAGTATCAGATCAAGCATTACAATGGTTTAAAGATGACGTAGAGATAAGCGATGGAGATACAATTAAATTTCAAGCTAAGTATGGTGGCTATAGCCCGATACATGAAGGTTTTTCACTAGCTTTTGCACTAAATGAACCATTGGAAGATACGATTACAATAACAGAAAAAAATGGTATTACATTTTTTATTGATGCTACGGATGCATGGTATTTTGAAGGTTATAACTTAATAGTCAAATATGATGAAGAGCTAGATGAAGTTGCATATGATTATGAAGAAATTCAGTAA
- a CDS encoding NUDIX hydrolase, producing the protein MANSEWKINHSSTTQIDRFKITIDEVLLANEQTQNFSYIEFHDGVCILAITDDNKVVMLKQYRHPLHSTELEFPAGMIEEDEEPLQAAKRELLEETGYQAEEWQSLDYFYPSPGSTTEKIHLYLASKATKVADQFLDELENIEVEVVSIEDFCKLVEQGTFRHGAGLACWAKYLSMTFN; encoded by the coding sequence TTGGCAAATAGTGAATGGAAAATAAATCATAGTTCAACAACACAGATAGATCGATTTAAAATAACGATTGATGAAGTATTACTTGCAAATGAGCAAACACAGAATTTTTCGTATATAGAGTTTCATGATGGTGTCTGCATTTTGGCTATCACAGACGATAATAAAGTGGTCATGTTAAAACAATACCGCCATCCATTACACTCCACGGAACTTGAATTTCCTGCCGGCATGATCGAAGAAGACGAAGAACCTCTTCAAGCAGCAAAACGGGAATTATTAGAAGAAACAGGATATCAGGCCGAAGAATGGCAATCTCTCGATTATTTCTATCCATCTCCTGGATCCACAACCGAAAAAATTCACCTGTACCTGGCTTCAAAGGCAACAAAAGTAGCTGATCAATTCTTAGATGAGTTGGAGAATATTGAGGTAGAAGTAGTTAGCATAGAAGATTTTTGCAAACTAGTAGAACAAGGTACTTTTCGCCATGGTGCCGGTCTAGCTTGCTGGGCGAAATATTTAAGTATGACTTTCAATTAA
- a CDS encoding LCP family glycopolymer transferase, with amino-acid sequence METRSNRRKSKKWWILTPLIILLVMILAVGGYIWSIVNNVEDTFNTKMHDPIESIDTEKVKEKTDNAEPLNILLLGVDQRGDDAGRSDALMVLSLKPENDEMQLISIPRDTRTLIVGRGNEDKINHAYAFGGPDMAVQTVKNFLDIDIDYFVRINMEGLEELVDELGTITVNNEIEWNDSKYQFTEGPVEMNGEKTLAYVRMRKQDPAGDFGRTDRQRKVIQAIINEGASVANVTKVDELIDIMGNNMSTSLDFNAVKSLLNGYTDTRKNVTSYQMQGSGTKIDGIYYYIVPDEEVAKVRDMINS; translated from the coding sequence GTGGAAACAAGATCAAATCGAAGAAAATCAAAAAAATGGTGGATATTAACACCACTTATTATTTTACTGGTTATGATTCTAGCTGTTGGTGGTTACATATGGTCGATTGTGAATAATGTGGAGGATACATTCAATACCAAAATGCATGATCCGATAGAATCAATAGATACGGAAAAAGTAAAAGAGAAAACAGACAATGCTGAACCTTTAAATATATTGTTGTTAGGTGTGGATCAGCGTGGTGATGATGCCGGACGCTCAGATGCGTTAATGGTATTATCATTAAAACCGGAAAATGATGAGATGCAGTTAATTAGTATTCCACGAGATACTCGTACATTGATCGTTGGCAGAGGTAATGAGGACAAAATAAATCATGCCTATGCATTTGGTGGTCCAGATATGGCTGTACAAACCGTTAAAAACTTTCTAGATATTGATATTGATTATTTTGTTCGTATCAATATGGAAGGCTTAGAAGAGCTGGTAGATGAGTTGGGAACAATTACTGTAAATAATGAGATAGAATGGAATGACAGCAAGTACCAGTTTACGGAAGGTCCAGTAGAAATGAATGGAGAAAAGACGCTTGCGTATGTGAGAATGAGAAAGCAGGATCCGGCTGGTGACTTTGGAAGAACAGATCGTCAACGAAAAGTAATCCAAGCGATTATTAATGAAGGTGCCAGCGTAGCAAATGTCACAAAAGTGGACGAGTTAATCGATATTATGGGTAATAATATGTCCACAAGTCTTGACTTTAATGCAGTGAAGTCATTACTTAATGGGTATACCGATACAAGAAAAAATGTAACAAGCTATCAAATGCAAGGCTCAGGAACAAAGATTGACGGTATTTATTATTATATTGTTCCAGATGAAGAAGTAGCCAAAGTAAGGGATATGATCAATAGCTAA
- a CDS encoding response regulator translates to MKKTVIIADDSRFMRHWLKQKIEKHNYQLVAEASTGLESVRAYQQHKPDIIILDIVMPKSNGLDALKKIIELDPNANVIIASSLATHDNVTRALHYGAKDFIIKPHFNKLIQIMDNIFD, encoded by the coding sequence ATGAAAAAAACAGTTATCATTGCAGATGATTCGCGGTTTATGAGACATTGGCTTAAACAAAAAATTGAAAAACACAATTATCAATTAGTTGCTGAAGCTTCCACTGGATTAGAATCAGTCAGAGCATATCAACAACACAAACCGGATATTATCATTTTAGATATTGTTATGCCAAAATCAAACGGCTTAGATGCCTTAAAGAAAATTATAGAATTAGATCCAAATGCCAATGTTATCATTGCCTCATCCCTCGCCACTCATGATAACGTAACAAGAGCATTACATTATGGAGCCAAGGACTTTATCATCAAACCACACTTTAATAAATTGATACAAATTATGGATAATATTTTTGATTAG
- a CDS encoding cation-translocating P-type ATPase gives MSSYQKTKKEVLDKWEVTQTEGLAKNEVNNRLEQEGYNEIADKEKVPTWKLFLETFKDAMVVVLLVAAIVQLVLGELIESIIIFIVILLNSVISVVQTKKAESSLDALRDMSAPEAKVIRDGTSQTIMARELVPGDIVLLEAGDYIPADGRLLQAESLKINEGMLTGESDAVEKVTEPIQEEVSIGDQKNMVFSSSLVVNGRGTFVVTATGEKAEIGKIAEMIETAEAKQTPLQRKLDSFSKKLGIAILLICIVIFAVQVGRIWLGDADVDMTKAVLDALMFSVAIAVAAIPEALQSIVTIVLSVGTNKMAKQHAIIRRLPAVETLGSTSVICTDKTGTLTQNQMTVTEAYLPEVEDPFSKEKWVKSERLLIQTAALCNDSYINEDNNEIGDPTEIALIRLADKQKQPYKELRNRYKREAELPFDSERKMMSTVYTIDDERLMLIKGGPDVMLDRASTILVNGEEQELTSEWLNQLENQNESYSKQALRVLAFAYKKVEEDHQITLDDERDFTLIGFTAMMDPPRDAVYGSIDEAKKAGIKPVMITGDHKTTAEAIGKEIGLMAENDLAVTGKELDDMSDAELDEKLEDISVYARVSPENKIRIVKAWQRKNQITAMTGDGVNDAPALKQADIGIGMGSGTDVAKDSAAMILTDDNFVSIVKAVSVGRTVFDNIKKSIAYLFAGNLGAIIAILFAVIMNWANPFTALQLLFINLVNDSLPAIALGMEKSEPNVMKRKPRKIDEGIFAEGTLRSVTIRGLLIGVAVIISHYIGLQHSEGMGVAMAFTTLILSRTLQTFPARSNVQTAFGAGFFKNKYVLGAVVIGFVLYSITIMPFAREVFHIPSEFGWNQGLIAFGLALASVVLMEVVKILRNKKE, from the coding sequence TTGAGTAGTTATCAAAAAACGAAGAAAGAAGTTTTAGATAAATGGGAAGTAACGCAAACAGAAGGGTTAGCGAAGAATGAAGTGAATAACCGGCTCGAACAGGAAGGCTATAACGAAATAGCTGATAAAGAAAAAGTACCGACATGGAAGCTATTTTTAGAAACATTTAAAGATGCAATGGTCGTTGTACTCCTGGTGGCGGCAATCGTACAATTAGTACTGGGTGAATTAATTGAATCGATCATTATTTTTATCGTTATTTTGTTAAATTCGGTAATCAGTGTCGTTCAAACGAAGAAGGCGGAAAGCTCGTTGGATGCACTTCGAGATATGTCTGCGCCGGAAGCTAAAGTAATTCGTGATGGTACAAGTCAGACCATTATGGCACGCGAATTAGTTCCGGGTGATATTGTATTACTGGAAGCTGGGGATTACATACCAGCAGATGGTCGTCTATTGCAAGCAGAATCATTAAAAATAAATGAAGGGATGCTGACAGGGGAGTCCGATGCGGTAGAAAAAGTCACGGAACCAATACAAGAGGAAGTGTCGATTGGTGATCAGAAAAATATGGTGTTTTCTAGTTCATTAGTAGTTAATGGCCGCGGTACTTTCGTCGTGACAGCGACTGGTGAAAAAGCTGAAATTGGCAAAATTGCCGAAATGATTGAAACAGCGGAAGCAAAACAAACACCTTTGCAACGAAAGCTGGATTCCTTCAGTAAGAAATTAGGTATTGCGATTTTACTTATTTGTATTGTCATCTTTGCCGTACAAGTCGGCCGTATTTGGTTGGGGGATGCCGATGTTGATATGACAAAAGCAGTATTAGATGCTTTAATGTTTTCCGTTGCGATTGCAGTCGCAGCAATTCCTGAGGCCTTACAATCAATTGTGACGATTGTTTTATCTGTTGGCACTAATAAAATGGCAAAACAACATGCGATTATCCGCCGTTTACCAGCAGTAGAGACACTAGGTTCTACCAGTGTCATTTGTACCGACAAAACCGGAACACTAACCCAAAATCAAATGACAGTAACAGAAGCTTATTTGCCGGAAGTAGAGGATCCGTTTAGCAAGGAAAAATGGGTGAAGAGTGAACGGTTATTAATTCAGACGGCGGCGCTTTGTAATGATTCCTATATTAATGAAGATAACAATGAGATTGGGGATCCAACGGAAATTGCACTGATTCGGTTAGCAGATAAGCAAAAGCAGCCGTACAAAGAGTTACGAAATAGATATAAGCGAGAAGCAGAACTACCTTTTGACTCAGAACGGAAAATGATGTCGACAGTCTATACCATTGATGATGAACGATTGATGCTGATCAAAGGCGGACCAGATGTGATGTTAGACCGTGCAAGTACTATTTTAGTGAACGGTGAGGAACAAGAACTAACTTCGGAATGGCTCAACCAATTAGAGAATCAAAATGAGAGCTATTCCAAGCAAGCTTTGCGTGTATTAGCTTTTGCGTATAAAAAAGTCGAAGAAGATCATCAAATCACATTAGATGATGAACGAGACTTCACTTTAATAGGCTTTACAGCCATGATGGATCCACCACGAGATGCTGTCTACGGGTCAATTGATGAGGCGAAAAAAGCAGGCATTAAACCTGTCATGATCACCGGTGACCATAAAACAACCGCAGAAGCGATAGGTAAGGAAATCGGATTAATGGCAGAAAATGATTTGGCTGTAACCGGTAAAGAGTTAGATGATATGTCTGATGCAGAATTAGATGAGAAATTAGAAGATATTTCTGTTTATGCACGAGTTTCTCCTGAAAATAAAATCAGAATTGTCAAAGCTTGGCAACGTAAAAACCAAATAACTGCGATGACAGGTGATGGGGTCAATGATGCACCAGCGTTAAAACAAGCTGATATTGGAATTGGAATGGGAAGTGGCACCGATGTGGCAAAGGATTCTGCTGCAATGATTTTAACCGATGACAATTTTGTATCGATTGTTAAAGCGGTAAGTGTGGGGCGAACCGTATTTGATAATATCAAAAAGTCAATTGCCTATTTATTCGCTGGTAACTTAGGAGCGATTATTGCGATTCTATTTGCAGTAATTATGAATTGGGCCAATCCATTTACAGCTTTACAATTATTATTTATCAACCTTGTTAATGATTCCTTGCCCGCTATTGCGCTAGGGATGGAAAAATCAGAACCAAATGTTATGAAGCGTAAACCTCGAAAAATAGATGAGGGGATTTTCGCTGAAGGTACATTACGATCGGTCACTATTCGTGGTCTGTTAATTGGAGTGGCAGTTATCATTTCTCATTATATTGGGTTACAGCACTCAGAAGGAATGGGCGTAGCGATGGCTTTCACCACCCTGATTTTATCGAGAACATTACAAACCTTCCCAGCAAGATCGAATGTTCAAACAGCTTTCGGGGCAGGTTTTTTCAAAAATAAATATGTATTAGGGGCTGTCGTGATTGGATTTGTGTTATATTCAATTACGATCATGCCTTTCGCAAGAGAAGTGTTCCACATCCCGAGTGAATTTGGCTGGAATCAAGGATTGATCGCATTCGGATTAGCACTTGCAAGTGTTGTGTTGATGGAGGTTGTCAAGATTCTGAGAAACAAAAAGGAATAA
- a CDS encoding ArsR/SmtB family transcription factor yields the protein MQLEIDKSSLPVYEALASQVRLEIIQLLSKNKMNIKELSNVLGISSPIVTKHIEKLEKAGIIRTEKIPGKSGLQRISILKIDHIEVNFPKKIYHSFATYETSVPVGHYTDYQVVPTCGLATSKDFVGPVDQTKYFMDPKRMDARILWFTQGFIEYKTPNFLQEEDELQQMDISFEISSEFPFSNEIWPSDITFTLNNIELGIWQSPGDFADTRGKYTPDWWPHNINQYGLLKTVRITSHGTYMDGEPMSDVTINDLNTTVDGWKFRVEVKEDAEHVGGVTLFGREFGNHDQDINFKLYYI from the coding sequence ATGCAATTAGAAATAGATAAATCGTCCTTACCGGTATATGAAGCATTAGCAAGCCAAGTCAGGTTAGAAATTATTCAATTATTATCCAAAAACAAAATGAATATTAAGGAACTGTCCAATGTTTTAGGGATCAGTAGCCCGATTGTTACAAAACATATCGAAAAATTAGAAAAAGCTGGTATTATTCGAACAGAAAAGATACCGGGAAAATCAGGGTTACAACGAATCTCCATACTAAAAATTGACCATATCGAAGTCAACTTCCCAAAAAAAATCTATCATTCATTTGCTACATATGAAACTTCGGTACCTGTTGGTCATTACACTGACTATCAGGTGGTACCTACATGTGGACTAGCTACTAGTAAAGACTTTGTTGGCCCAGTAGATCAAACGAAATATTTTATGGATCCTAAGCGAATGGATGCACGAATATTATGGTTTACACAGGGTTTTATTGAATATAAAACCCCTAACTTTTTGCAAGAAGAAGATGAATTACAACAGATGGATATCAGCTTTGAAATATCATCGGAGTTTCCGTTCTCAAACGAAATCTGGCCTTCTGACATTACATTTACTTTAAACAATATTGAATTAGGTATATGGCAAAGTCCTGGTGATTTTGCGGATACCAGAGGTAAATATACTCCAGACTGGTGGCCTCATAACATTAATCAATACGGATTATTAAAAACGGTTCGTATTACATCACATGGTACCTATATGGATGGAGAGCCTATGTCAGATGTAACTATTAATGATTTAAATACTACTGTAGACGGATGGAAATTCAGAGTGGAAGTAAAAGAAGATGCTGAACATGTCGGTGGTGTTACACTATTCGGAAGAGAATTCGGAAACCATGATCAAGATATTAATTTTAAATTATATTATATTTAA
- a CDS encoding DUF1189 family protein, protein MATLAILRKSAILPKKEAMFWLNRISMRDTLVYLFLLFFISFLPNIILMIANFEQGQSHISFSQFLLQIIVFYPFFMLFVVVTGISILAIGSWILKSFLQRKLAYQQLWKMTSFALLWPLIIYHLLFFTPLPTSIAFLVGLVLLYILMYQMISIYPKNRK, encoded by the coding sequence ATGGCAACTCTTGCAATCTTACGAAAAAGTGCAATATTACCTAAAAAAGAAGCGATGTTTTGGTTGAATCGAATAAGCATGAGAGATACACTCGTTTATCTTTTTCTATTATTCTTTATCAGCTTCTTACCGAATATCATTTTAATGATAGCAAACTTTGAACAAGGCCAATCTCACATTTCATTTAGTCAATTTTTACTGCAAATTATTGTCTTTTATCCCTTCTTTATGTTGTTTGTAGTTGTTACAGGTATTTCTATATTAGCAATCGGTTCATGGATACTTAAAAGCTTTCTGCAACGAAAATTAGCATATCAGCAATTATGGAAAATGACTTCCTTTGCGTTACTTTGGCCCTTAATAATATATCACCTGTTATTTTTCACGCCATTACCAACTTCCATTGCTTTCTTGGTTGGTTTAGTGTTGTTATATATACTCATGTATCAGATGATTTCGATTTACCCGAAAAATAGAAAGTGA
- a CDS encoding flavin reductase family protein, with protein MSKQDFRKAMSKFATGITVVTSEFDNDIQGMTVNAFMSVSLDPQLITISLDSKTNFYKNADKIKRFGVSILREEQQEISMIFAKQTEKEYKDFTTLDGIPVIDNALSTLACTTVNTVEAGDHLLIIAEVDEIKLDEGKPILYYNSEYKRISDE; from the coding sequence ATGAGCAAACAAGATTTCCGCAAAGCGATGAGCAAATTTGCAACAGGAATTACTGTTGTCACTTCGGAATTTGATAATGATATACAAGGAATGACTGTCAATGCGTTTATGTCTGTTTCTCTAGATCCACAGTTAATCACTATTTCACTAGATTCCAAAACGAATTTTTACAAAAATGCCGATAAAATAAAACGTTTTGGTGTTAGTATCCTACGTGAAGAACAACAAGAAATATCTATGATTTTTGCTAAACAAACAGAAAAGGAATATAAAGATTTTACAACATTAGATGGCATACCAGTCATTGATAATGCACTCTCTACATTGGCCTGTACTACGGTTAATACAGTGGAAGCAGGTGATCACCTACTGATTATCGCCGAAGTAGATGAAATCAAATTAGACGAAGGTAAACCAATTCTTTATTACAACAGTGAATATAAAAGAATCTCTGATGAATAG
- the ric gene encoding iron-sulfur cluster repair di-iron protein produces MREFQLTDTPADIVKIYPKASDFFKKEKIDFCCGGDQPLQSILDKKKRRVDGQQLIGLINESFQAWIEAGNKEINWDNVSPSELVDYIMQHHHHYLHEELTPLSQFVTKIYRVHGPNHPHLEDLYKLFHQFKMEMEGHMIEEERDLFPLFEKYEEEPNEALKEHIFQLNNTMIDDHEFVGEIIQQMNEITNDYTLPEGACNSYRITYARLAELEQNTYQHIHLENNILFKSIS; encoded by the coding sequence ATGAGAGAATTCCAATTAACAGATACACCTGCAGATATTGTCAAAATATACCCGAAAGCCAGTGATTTTTTCAAGAAGGAAAAAATTGATTTTTGTTGCGGTGGTGACCAACCTCTTCAATCTATTCTCGATAAGAAAAAAAGACGTGTTGATGGTCAACAACTTATCGGATTAATCAATGAATCCTTCCAAGCATGGATAGAAGCCGGAAATAAGGAAATCAATTGGGATAATGTGTCTCCTTCAGAATTGGTTGACTATATTATGCAACATCATCATCACTATTTACATGAAGAATTAACACCACTCAGTCAATTTGTTACTAAAATATACCGAGTACATGGTCCAAATCATCCACACCTAGAAGACTTATATAAACTATTTCATCAGTTCAAAATGGAAATGGAAGGTCATATGATTGAAGAAGAACGTGATTTATTCCCTTTGTTTGAAAAATACGAAGAAGAGCCTAATGAAGCATTAAAAGAGCACATTTTTCAATTGAATAATACAATGATCGATGATCACGAATTTGTTGGTGAAATTATTCAACAAATGAATGAAATAACCAATGATTATACATTGCCAGAAGGCGCATGTAACTCATACCGGATCACCTATGCAAGACTAGCAGAGTTAGAACAAAACACGTATCAGCATATACACTTGGAAAACAATATTCTCTTTAAGTCCATTTCTTAA